In the Harmonia axyridis chromosome 3, icHarAxyr1.1, whole genome shotgun sequence genome, one interval contains:
- the LOC123676830 gene encoding alpha-ketoglutarate-dependent dioxygenase alkB homolog 7, mitochondrial produces MFNVAKLFNEIIYKMLMKIIKCPFSFGIFKRYYSQNLSDEQCLLNIEETLKHSPSYMHLCKEYQKNFNKDVKDLIKSMEVYENFLSVNEEASLLQELEPYMKKLRYEYDHWDNAIHGFRETERLKWNNENTRILNRVREIAFPHDTAQLKYVHILDLAENGYIKPHIDAVKFCGNTIAGLSLLTDSVMKLVNDKNKELYVDVLLKRRSLYVMKDEARYNYTHEILDNKNSIFKNTQIFKTRRISVICRNEPNK; encoded by the exons ATGTTCAATGTTgccaaattattcaatgaaataatttacaaaatgctcatgaaaataataaaatgtccATTTTCATTCGGCATATTCAAACGTTATTATTCTCAAAACCTTTCTGACGAACAATGTCTATTAAACATTG AAGAAACATTAAAACATAGTCCATCTTATATGCACTTATgtaaagaatatcaaaaaaatttcaataaagatGTGAAAGACCTTATCAAAAGTATGGAAGTGTATGAAAATTTTCTTAGTGTGAATGAAGAGGCTTCTCTTCTTCAAGAACTAGAACCATACatgaagaaattaagatatGAATATGATCACTGGGACAAT GCCATCCATGGCTTTCGGGAAACTGAAAGATTGAaatggaataatgaaaataccagAATATTGAACAGGGTTAGGGAAATTGCATTTCCACATGATACAGCACAACTAAAATATGTTCATATATTAGATTTAGCTGAAAATGGTTATATCAAACCACACATTGATGCAGTAAAG ttttgtggAAATACTATAGCAGGTTTGAGTCTCTTAACAGATAGTGTTATGAAACTTGTCAATGATAAAAACAAAGAGTTATATGTTGATGTCTTATTGAAAAGAAGATCATTATATGTAATGAAGGATGAAGCAAGATATAATTATACCCATGAAATtttagataataaaaatagtattTTCAAGAATACACAAATATTTAAAACAAGAAGAATATCAGTTATATGTAGAAATGAACCGAATAAATGA
- the LOC123676829 gene encoding uncharacterized protein LOC123676829 isoform X2 produces the protein MLLHKLCIKDDAHQHVDSTNISTILNFLGKLFENRDTLESDRWAEEVSIEVQKFKADIKKRLHEKEKEKVLMNEYWCKKVKELELSTGIEWSSPTPSKELKIDPFLFVNSFGSNDLTEQKMKTCQKDDMYRLKHIQFGYAIINLGTKCEISTHLIVLLKSLAGYEEMYNYEKSFCKHLFKYIDQHPNLLEFYCETFFFILEIQIIDACTTSITGTEDDFKTHLTEYVKTVDFKSLIAACKLSFSIYSKVRMVLYTLHYYSRLNLRIMHFLSEIEAAVKSS, from the exons ATGCTCCTTCATAAATTATGTATAAAAGATGATGCACACCAACATGTGGACAGCACTAACATTTCTACCATTTTAAACTTTTTGGGAAAGTTATTCGAAAATAGGGATACACTTGAATCAGATAGATGGGCAGAAGAAGTTTCAATAGAGGTTCAGAAGTTTAAAGCAGATATAAAAAAACGATTACATGAAAAAGAGAAGGAAAAAGTATTAATGAATG AGTATTGGTGTAAGAAAGTTAAAGAATTAGAGCTCTCAACTGGTATTGAATGGAGCAGTCCAACTCCCAgtaaggaattgaaaatagaTCCATTTCTATTCGTCAATTCCTTTGGAAGTAATGATCTAAccgaacaaaaaatgaaaacatgtcaAAAAGATGACATGTATAGATTAAAACATATACAATTTGGATATGCGATTATAAATCTTGGAACCAAATGTGAAATTTCAACACATTTAATAGTATTGTTGAAAAGTTTAGCTGGATATGAGGAAATGTATAactatgaaaaaagtttttgcaAACATTTATTCAAGTACATAG atcagCACCCTAATCTATTGGAATTTTATTGTGAAACcttctttttcattttggaaattcAAATTATAGATGCTTGTACAACTTCAATCACAGGAACAGAGGACGATTTCAAAACACATTTGACTGAATATGTGAAAACTGTAGATTTTAAATCACTGATAGCTGCTTGTAAACTTAGTTTTTCGATTTATAGCAAAGTTAGAATGGTTCTCTATACTTTACATTATTACAGCAGGCTAAATTTACGAATCATGCATTTTTTGAGTGAGATAGAGGCTGCAGTGAAATCTTCATGA
- the LOC123676829 gene encoding uncharacterized protein LOC123676829 isoform X1, with protein sequence MTEQSIFELLIGSNQDQINPLLIPDAVAKISSAIVHDTEVIGRNSSYSDHHWKNNLMLLHKLCIKDDAHQHVDSTNISTILNFLGKLFENRDTLESDRWAEEVSIEVQKFKADIKKRLHEKEKEKVLMNEYWCKKVKELELSTGIEWSSPTPSKELKIDPFLFVNSFGSNDLTEQKMKTCQKDDMYRLKHIQFGYAIINLGTKCEISTHLIVLLKSLAGYEEMYNYEKSFCKHLFKYIDQHPNLLEFYCETFFFILEIQIIDACTTSITGTEDDFKTHLTEYVKTVDFKSLIAACKLSFSIYSKVRMVLYTLHYYSRLNLRIMHFLSEIEAAVKSS encoded by the exons ATGACTGAACAATCAATTTTTGAACTGTTGATTGGGAGTAATCAAGATCAAATCAATCCATTATTAATTCCAGATGCAGTAGCTAAAATAAGTTCTGCCATTGTTCATGACACGGAGGTAATAGGAAGAAACTCTTCTTATTCCGATCATCATTGGAAGAACAACTTG ATGCTCCTTCATAAATTATGTATAAAAGATGATGCACACCAACATGTGGACAGCACTAACATTTCTACCATTTTAAACTTTTTGGGAAAGTTATTCGAAAATAGGGATACACTTGAATCAGATAGATGGGCAGAAGAAGTTTCAATAGAGGTTCAGAAGTTTAAAGCAGATATAAAAAAACGATTACATGAAAAAGAGAAGGAAAAAGTATTAATGAATG AGTATTGGTGTAAGAAAGTTAAAGAATTAGAGCTCTCAACTGGTATTGAATGGAGCAGTCCAACTCCCAgtaaggaattgaaaatagaTCCATTTCTATTCGTCAATTCCTTTGGAAGTAATGATCTAAccgaacaaaaaatgaaaacatgtcaAAAAGATGACATGTATAGATTAAAACATATACAATTTGGATATGCGATTATAAATCTTGGAACCAAATGTGAAATTTCAACACATTTAATAGTATTGTTGAAAAGTTTAGCTGGATATGAGGAAATGTATAactatgaaaaaagtttttgcaAACATTTATTCAAGTACATAG atcagCACCCTAATCTATTGGAATTTTATTGTGAAACcttctttttcattttggaaattcAAATTATAGATGCTTGTACAACTTCAATCACAGGAACAGAGGACGATTTCAAAACACATTTGACTGAATATGTGAAAACTGTAGATTTTAAATCACTGATAGCTGCTTGTAAACTTAGTTTTTCGATTTATAGCAAAGTTAGAATGGTTCTCTATACTTTACATTATTACAGCAGGCTAAATTTACGAATCATGCATTTTTTGAGTGAGATAGAGGCTGCAGTGAAATCTTCATGA